In a genomic window of Nitrospira sp. ND1:
- a CDS encoding phosphopantetheine-binding protein — protein sequence MEERFQRIERLSDAQRRLLGLRAGRQARATEARLVGYIVPRTTGGVTGQDLRGFLAQRLPDYMVPSSWVFLEAFPMTSRGKIDRKALRATGRSKPEALSASGTPRNDRERAVAAIWEEVLGVRGVGAHDNFFDLGGHSLLLPKVLTKVRAMTDREVSMVDLFRYPTVHALAAALAGSHDTQADGVGSRQLKETRDAGARRMKQRRTKQIASRNE from the coding sequence ATGGAGGAGCGGTTCCAGCGGATCGAACGGTTGAGCGATGCCCAGCGCCGATTGCTGGGGCTGCGCGCGGGACGACAGGCGCGGGCGACCGAAGCCCGGTTGGTGGGGTACATCGTTCCCCGCACGACCGGCGGGGTTACGGGACAGGACCTTCGCGGCTTTCTCGCGCAACGGCTCCCGGACTACATGGTGCCGAGCAGCTGGGTCTTCCTGGAGGCCTTTCCCATGACGTCTCGTGGAAAGATCGACCGGAAGGCGTTGCGGGCGACGGGGCGATCCAAACCAGAAGCTTTGTCGGCGTCGGGAACGCCGCGCAACGACCGCGAACGGGCGGTGGCGGCGATATGGGAAGAGGTCCTGGGGGTTCGCGGCGTCGGTGCCCACGATAATTTTTTCGACCTCGGAGGGCATTCCCTGCTGTTGCCTAAGGTGTTGACGAAGGTGCGGGCAATGACCGACCGGGAGGTGTCGATGGTGGACCTGTTTCGATATCCCACCGTCCATGCGCTGGCCGCCGCTCTCGCCGGATCTCACGATACACAAGCCGATGGAGTCGGCAGCCGTCAATTGAAAGAGACACGCGACGCGGGAGCGCGTCGGATGAAGCAGCGGCGAACCAAGCAGATCGCATCGAGGAACGAATGA
- a CDS encoding type I polyketide synthase: MSHSPLEFDQTEPRDGLDLAIVGMAARFPGAPDLEAFWRNLCAGVESVSRLTPQELAEAGVDRKTAGRPNYVGARAVLEGIDLFDAPFFSMTPKEAETTDPQQRLLLECAWETLEHAGYDPSRYKGSIGVYAGSSTSGYLYHLFPRRVLLQSPAEMSAMLGVEKDTLATRLSYKLNLRGPSLAVQTACSTSLVAVHLACQALLSGECDMALAGGVSVTVPQKVGYLYQEGGIVSPDGHCRTFDAKAEGTVGGSGVGLVLLKRLQDALDEGDHILAVVKGSAVNNDGAAKVGYTAPSIEGQAQVIEAAHVAAGVRADTISYIEAHGTGTPMGDPIEVAALTQAFRASTSRTGFCAIASVKTNIGHLDAAAGIAGLIKTVLALVHRRIPPSLHYAAPNPAIEFSTTPFYVQTALTEWAGGSSPRRAGVSSFGLGGTNAHVVIEEAPAATHRLSPDDERWRLLILSARSNAALDRVSERLSEHLATPAKVNLDDVAFTLQCGRKAFAHRRWVVAKTIEEARQALAHPFLMSGTAGPTGEARQVAFMFSGQGSQYPQMGRSLYDQEPTFRRHVDQCASLLSRHLGRDIRQVLFPRSPGDAELIHRTALTQPALFVLEYALAQTWISWGLSPVAMIGHSIGEYVAACLSGVFSLDDAMAIVAMRGRLMQALPAGGMAAVPLTEAEVVPLLSAGLDLAAVNAPAQCVVSGPHDRLESFEAHLAARGIKMRRLVTSHAFHSSMMEPMLARFESFLASLPSQEPQIPWVSNVTGTWIRRGDATDPAYWSRHVRATVRFADGLRTLLDDQPPVLLEVGPGRTLQALAQRHSGSTAVSSFASFSGREQDEMAGLLMTLGSLWGAGVPVEWNGLQRERPPRRVPLPSYPFERQRYWLDPREDRPDSVADGGRRADLSQWFYEPSWKRSALVPTSSRRSHDHWLVFVGDRETESVLRSQLESRVASVTTVFPGTGFERHADGSYRVRPHSREDHAKLLEELAARGQVPHCLLHVWGLESTGTDTSADARMRTAQERGFLHLVILAQTFGARRDSRRSILVLAQGLHDVTGDELLRPEWTTMLGACLVIPQEYAGLSCRLIDLDRTAFQPPFVNDWGERLVTEAGRSGGDRVVAYRGQHRWVRTFEPLCLDAKDGDRLPFRQGGVCLITGGLGGVGLRVAEHLIRTVRARLVLVGRSQPTAEQRESVAALERLGSEVLVCRADVADRAQMQRVIDEAHQRFGGIHAVVHSAGVAGGGLLALKTPNAVWEEFRAKVQGAAVIDALFRNQPLELLLFCSSLTAVAGGVGQSAYCAANAFLDALAHAGRREARRVISVNFDRWRHLGMARQAEATLRALGAAEFDLDGMDAVEGQEVLRRIIAGPDLAQVVQSIRDLPAVMASVPHLGQLDREGFSQKDKSPDELLPGSFGEVEIEGLEAQLATLWRQVLGLEHVGLEGDFFQLGGESLSALQILNRIQELHHVELSLREFLSAPTIHGLAGQIRTAQAAGRRKEQGIVPVPREGRRLRGVSA, from the coding sequence ATGAGCCATTCTCCCTTGGAATTCGACCAGACCGAGCCGCGCGATGGGTTGGATCTCGCCATCGTGGGCATGGCTGCGCGCTTTCCCGGTGCTCCAGACCTTGAAGCGTTCTGGCGCAATCTCTGCGCCGGGGTGGAGTCGGTGTCGCGCCTGACTCCGCAGGAATTGGCCGAGGCGGGCGTCGACCGGAAGACGGCCGGGCGTCCAAATTACGTAGGGGCGCGCGCCGTGCTGGAGGGGATCGATCTCTTCGATGCGCCTTTTTTCAGTATGACGCCGAAAGAAGCGGAGACGACGGATCCACAGCAACGTCTCTTGCTGGAATGCGCATGGGAGACGTTGGAACATGCCGGCTACGATCCGTCCCGCTACAAGGGGTCGATCGGGGTGTATGCCGGTTCGAGCACGAGCGGCTATCTCTATCACCTGTTTCCGCGCCGGGTGTTGTTGCAGTCGCCCGCAGAGATGTCGGCGATGCTCGGGGTGGAAAAAGACACGCTGGCGACCAGACTCTCCTACAAATTGAATTTGCGCGGACCGAGCCTGGCTGTACAGACGGCTTGCTCCACATCGCTTGTGGCCGTGCACCTGGCCTGTCAGGCCCTGCTGAGCGGCGAATGCGACATGGCGCTGGCGGGCGGCGTGTCCGTGACGGTGCCGCAAAAAGTCGGTTACCTCTATCAGGAAGGCGGCATCGTCTCCCCGGACGGACACTGCCGCACCTTCGATGCAAAAGCGGAAGGCACCGTCGGCGGCAGCGGGGTGGGGCTCGTGCTTCTCAAGCGGCTGCAGGATGCGCTGGATGAGGGCGATCACATCCTGGCCGTCGTCAAGGGGTCCGCCGTCAATAACGATGGGGCTGCAAAGGTGGGTTATACCGCACCCAGTATCGAGGGCCAGGCGCAGGTCATCGAGGCCGCCCACGTGGCGGCCGGCGTTCGGGCGGATACGATTTCCTACATCGAGGCTCACGGGACCGGCACGCCGATGGGAGATCCCATCGAAGTGGCGGCCTTGACCCAGGCCTTTCGTGCGTCCACCTCCAGGACGGGGTTTTGTGCCATCGCGTCGGTGAAGACCAATATCGGTCACCTCGATGCGGCGGCGGGCATCGCCGGTCTGATCAAGACGGTGCTCGCACTCGTCCATCGACGCATTCCCCCGAGCCTGCACTACGCGGCGCCCAATCCCGCCATCGAGTTTTCGACGACGCCTTTTTATGTGCAGACAGCGTTGACGGAGTGGGCCGGCGGCTCGTCTCCGCGCCGGGCCGGCGTGAGTTCGTTCGGCCTCGGGGGGACGAATGCCCATGTGGTCATCGAGGAAGCTCCCGCAGCGACACATCGCCTGTCTCCCGATGATGAACGGTGGCGCCTGTTGATCCTGTCGGCCCGTTCGAACGCCGCCCTCGACCGGGTTTCGGAGCGTTTGTCCGAACATCTTGCCACGCCGGCCAAAGTTAATCTCGACGACGTGGCCTTCACGCTGCAGTGCGGGCGCAAGGCCTTTGCGCATCGGCGGTGGGTGGTAGCGAAAACGATCGAGGAGGCTCGACAGGCTCTGGCACATCCGTTTCTGATGTCCGGCACGGCCGGGCCGACCGGCGAAGCCCGTCAGGTGGCCTTCATGTTTTCCGGCCAAGGCTCGCAATATCCGCAGATGGGCCGGTCGCTCTACGACCAGGAGCCGACATTCCGTCGGCATGTCGATCAGTGCGCCTCTCTCCTGTCCCGGCACCTCGGACGGGATATCAGGCAGGTGTTGTTTCCCCGTTCGCCGGGGGATGCGGAATTGATCCATCGAACGGCGCTGACCCAGCCGGCCTTGTTCGTGTTGGAATATGCCCTCGCGCAGACCTGGATATCCTGGGGGCTCTCCCCCGTCGCAATGATCGGTCACAGCATCGGGGAGTATGTCGCCGCCTGCCTGTCGGGTGTCTTTTCATTGGACGATGCGATGGCGATCGTCGCCATGCGGGGGCGGTTGATGCAAGCCCTGCCCGCGGGAGGAATGGCAGCTGTTCCTCTGACGGAGGCGGAAGTAGTTCCTCTGCTGTCCGCCGGACTCGATCTCGCGGCGGTGAATGCTCCAGCCCAATGCGTCGTGTCCGGGCCCCACGACCGGCTCGAATCCTTTGAGGCCCACTTGGCCGCCAGGGGCATCAAGATGCGTCGCCTCGTGACGTCCCATGCCTTCCATTCCTCCATGATGGAACCCATGCTCGCACGTTTCGAATCCTTTCTGGCGAGCCTGCCATCGCAGGAGCCGCAGATTCCCTGGGTCTCGAATGTGACCGGCACCTGGATCCGACGCGGGGACGCCACCGATCCCGCCTATTGGAGCCGTCACGTTCGTGCCACCGTTCGGTTCGCCGATGGACTGCGCACGTTGCTCGATGACCAGCCCCCGGTGCTCTTGGAAGTCGGGCCGGGGCGGACGTTACAGGCCTTGGCCCAGCGCCACTCCGGTTCGACGGCTGTTTCCTCATTCGCCTCCTTCAGTGGAAGGGAGCAGGACGAAATGGCCGGCCTGTTGATGACGTTGGGATCGCTCTGGGGGGCCGGAGTGCCGGTTGAGTGGAACGGGCTGCAACGCGAGCGTCCTCCCAGACGGGTGCCCTTGCCATCCTATCCGTTCGAGCGGCAGCGCTACTGGCTCGACCCTCGTGAGGACCGGCCCGATTCCGTCGCGGACGGTGGGCGCCGCGCCGATCTCTCGCAATGGTTCTATGAACCGTCCTGGAAACGGTCGGCGCTCGTCCCGACATCGTCCCGTCGAAGCCATGACCATTGGTTGGTCTTTGTCGGCGATCGAGAGACCGAATCCGTGCTTCGTTCCCAACTCGAGTCGCGCGTGGCCTCCGTGACCACCGTATTCCCGGGAACCGGCTTCGAACGTCACGCGGATGGGAGTTATCGAGTGCGTCCGCACTCTCGTGAGGATCATGCAAAGCTGCTCGAAGAGCTGGCGGCCAGGGGCCAGGTTCCACATTGCCTCCTGCATGTCTGGGGGCTCGAATCGACTGGGACAGACACGTCTGCCGATGCGCGGATGCGTACGGCTCAGGAACGAGGGTTCCTCCACCTTGTGATCCTGGCACAAACGTTCGGAGCGCGGCGCGACAGCCGGCGTTCGATCCTGGTGCTGGCCCAGGGACTCCATGATGTGACCGGCGATGAGTTGTTGCGTCCGGAATGGACCACCATGCTGGGCGCTTGTCTGGTGATACCGCAGGAATACGCCGGGCTCTCCTGCCGCCTGATCGATCTCGACCGGACGGCATTTCAGCCTCCGTTCGTGAATGACTGGGGTGAGCGGCTGGTGACGGAAGCCGGGCGTTCCGGCGGCGATCGCGTGGTGGCGTACCGGGGACAGCATCGGTGGGTGCGAACCTTCGAGCCGCTTTGCCTTGATGCGAAGGATGGAGACCGGTTGCCGTTTCGTCAGGGTGGTGTCTGCCTGATCACCGGCGGCTTGGGCGGAGTCGGCCTCCGTGTGGCGGAACATCTCATACGAACCGTGCGGGCGCGATTGGTCCTGGTAGGGCGATCGCAACCGACGGCGGAACAGCGCGAGTCCGTGGCAGCCCTGGAGCGTCTCGGGAGCGAGGTGCTGGTGTGCCGGGCAGACGTGGCCGATCGCGCGCAGATGCAGAGGGTGATCGATGAGGCACATCAACGGTTCGGTGGGATCCATGCGGTGGTTCATTCGGCCGGAGTGGCAGGCGGCGGACTCCTGGCCCTGAAGACGCCGAACGCGGTGTGGGAAGAGTTTCGAGCGAAGGTGCAGGGGGCGGCTGTCATCGACGCGTTGTTCCGCAATCAACCGTTGGAGTTGTTGCTGTTCTGTTCCTCACTGACGGCGGTGGCCGGGGGAGTCGGCCAAAGTGCCTATTGTGCGGCGAATGCCTTTCTGGATGCCCTTGCCCATGCAGGACGGAGAGAAGCGCGTCGGGTCATCTCCGTGAATTTCGATCGCTGGCGTCACCTCGGCATGGCCAGACAGGCCGAGGCCACGCTCCGGGCATTGGGCGCGGCTGAATTCGATTTGGATGGAATGGATGCGGTGGAAGGGCAGGAGGTCCTCCGCCGCATCATCGCGGGGCCGGATCTCGCACAGGTGGTGCAATCGATTCGAGACTTGCCTGCGGTGATGGCCTCCGTCCCACACCTCGGTCAACTCGATCGCGAAGGCTTCTCACAGAAGGACAAGTCTCCCGACGAACTGCTCCCAGGCTCCTTCGGCGAGGTGGAGATAGAGGGACTGGAGGCGCAACTCGCGACACTGTGGCGACAGGTCTTAGGGCTGGAACACGTGGGCCTTGAGGGAGATTTCTTTCAACTGGGGGGCGAATCCCTGAGTGCCCTGCAAATCTTAAACCGTATTCAGGAACTGCACCACGTGGAGCTGTCGCTGCGGGAATTCCTCTCCGCGCCCACCATCCACGGACTGGCAGGACAGATCCGGACGGCACAGGCGGCAGGGCGACGGAAAGAACAAGGCATTGTTCCGGTCCCGCGGGAAGGTAGACGTCTCCGGGGCGTCTCGGCCTAG